From a single Aspergillus puulaauensis MK2 DNA, chromosome 2, nearly complete sequence genomic region:
- the sdh2 gene encoding succinate dehydrogenase iron-sulfur protein subunit SDH2 (BUSCO:EOG09263X1F;~COG:C;~EggNog:ENOG410PHEW;~InterPro:IPR017900,IPR017896,IPR012675,IPR001041, IPR006058,IPR009051,IPR025192,IPR004489,IPR036010;~PFAM:PF13534,PF13237,PF13085,PF13183;~go_function: GO:0009055 - electron transfer activity [Evidence IEA];~go_function: GO:0016491 - oxidoreductase activity [Evidence IEA];~go_function: GO:0051536 - iron-sulfur cluster binding [Evidence IEA];~go_function: GO:0051537 - 2 iron, 2 sulfur cluster binding [Evidence IEA];~go_process: GO:0006099 - tricarboxylic acid cycle [Evidence IEA];~go_process: GO:0055114 - oxidation-reduction process [Evidence IEA]): protein MASLRTTSRLVASSRSLFRPATLARSYATVESGAQEPAPKVKKFQVYRWSPDAPSEKPKMQTYELDLTKTGPMMLDALIRIKNEIDPTLTFRRSCREGICGSCAMNIDGVNTLACLCRIPTDTAKESRIYPLPHTYVVKDLVPDLTQFYKQYKSIKPYLQRDAKTEDGLEFRQSPEDRKKLDGLYECILCACCSTSCPSYWWNSEEYLGPAILLQSYRWLADSRDQKTEERKHAIDNSMSVYRCHTILNCTRTCPKGLNPARAIAEIKKMMATH from the exons ATGGCCTCTCTTCGCACAACGTCGCGCCTTGTCGCCTCCTCAAGGTCGCTTTTCCGCCCCGCGACCCTTGCTCGCTCATATGCGACTGTTGAATCCGGTGCTCAG GAGCCCGCCCCTAAGGTCAAGAAGTTCCAAGTTTACCGCTGGAGCCCCGATGCTCCTTCCGAGAAGCCCAAGATGCAGACCTACGAATTGGACCTGACCAAGACCGGCCCCATGATGTTGGATGCGCTCATTCGGATCAAGAACGAAATCGACCCCACCCTGACCTTCCGACGGAGTTGCCGTGAGGGTATCTGCGGTAGCTGTGCGATGAACATCGATGGTGTCAACACCCTTGCTTGCTTGT GCCGCATTCCCACGGATACCGCCAAGGAATCCCGCATCTACCCATTGCCACACACCTACGTCGTCAAGGACCTTGTCCCCGATTTGACACAGTTCTACAAGCAGTACAAGTCAATTAAGCCTTACCTCCAGCGCGATGCCAAGACAGAAGAT GGCCTTGAGTTCCGTCAAAGCCCCGAGGACCgcaagaagctggatggTCTGTACGAGTGCATTCTTTGCGCGTGCTGCTCAACCTCCTGCCCTTCATACTGGTGGAACAGCGAGGAGTACCTCGGACCCGCCATCCTGCTTCAATCCTACCGTTGGTTAGCCGATTCCCGTGACCAGAAGACCGAAGAGCGCAAGCACGCCATCGACAACAGCATGAGCGTCTACCGTTGCCACACCATTCTCAACTGCACGCGGACATGCCCCAAGGGTCTGAACCCTGCACGGGCCATtgcggagatcaagaagatgatggctACTCACTAG
- a CDS encoding polysaccharide lyase family 1 protein (CAZy:PL1;~COG:G;~EggNog:ENOG410PIPP;~InterPro:IPR012334,IPR002022,IPR011050;~PFAM:PF00544;~SECRETED:SignalP(1-20)), producing MKSISLLSLATALLGSTANAISVSGEAEGFAAGVTGGGSAEAVYPESTDELVSYLGDDQARVIVLSKTFDFTGTEGTTDGTGCAPWGTDSGCQVAINQNDWCTNYQSDAPSVDVSYDNAGQLGITVNSDKTLLGEGSKGAIKGKGLRIVSGAKNIIIQNIAVTDINPKYVWGGDGITINEADQVWIDHVTTARIGRQHIVLGTEADNRVTISNSFINGESDYSATCDGYHYWGIYLDGSSDMVTLKGNYIYKTSGRSPKVQGNTLLHAVNNYWQDNSGHAFEIGEGGYVLAEGNVFQDIAAVAEDPIDGQAFASPSESANEACSSYLGRACEVNGFGNSGTFTQADTDLLSKFDGQTVAAATAYGEVADSVSSSAGQGKL from the exons ATGAAGTCCATTTCTCTCCTCAGCCTTGCCACGGCTCTTCTCGGCAGCACCGCCAACGCCATCAGCGTCAGTGGTGAGGCAGAGGGTTTCGCCGCTGGCGTTACTGGTGGTGGCAGCGCCGAGGCCGTCTACCCTGAGTCCACTGACGAGCTGGTCTCGTACCTCGGTGACGACCAGGCCCGCGTCATCGTTCTCTCCAAGAC CTTCGATTTCACCGGTACCGAAGGTACCACTGATGGAACCGGCTGCGCACCCTGGGGTACCGACTCCGGCTGCCAGGTCGCCATCAACCAGAATGACTGGTGCACCAACTACCAGTCCGATGCCCCCTCCGTCGATGTCTCTTA TGACAACGCCGGTCAGCTCGGTATCACCGTCAACTCGGACAAGACCCTCCTCGGTGAGGGCAGCAAGGGTGCGATCAAGGGTAAGGGTCTGCGTATCGTCAGCGGCGcaaagaacatcatcattcA GAACATCGCCGTCACAGACATCAACCCCAAGTACGTCTGGGGTGGTGACGGAATCACTATCAACGAGGCTGACCAGGTCTGGATCGACCACGTTACT ACCGCCCGCATTGGTCGCCAGCACATCGTCCTCGGCACCGAGGCCGACAACCGCGTGACAATCAGTAACTCCTTCATCAACGGTGAATCCGACTACTCCGCTACCTGCGACGGATACCACTACTGGGGTATCTACCTCGATGGCTCTAGCGACATGGTTACCTTGAAGGGCAACTACATCTACAAGACCAGCGGTCGTAGCCCTAAGGTCCAGGGTAACACTCTGCTGCACGCTGTCAACAACTACTGGCAGGACAACTCCGGCCACGCCTTTGAGATCGGTGAGGGTGGCTACGTCCTTGCTGAAGGAAACGTTTTCCAGGACATCGCCGCTGTTGCTGAGGACCCCATCGATGGCCAGGCTTTCGCTTCTCCTTCCGAGTCTGCGAATGAGGCTTGCTCCAGCTACCTTGGCCGTGCTTGTGAGGTGAATGGATTCGGCAACTCTGGCACCTTCACCCAGGCCGACACTGATCTCCTCAGCAAGTTCGATGGCCAGACGGTCGCCGCTGCCACTGCTTACGGTGAGGTTGCCGACAGCGTATCTTCTTCCGCTGGACAGGGAAAGCTCTAA
- a CDS encoding class II fructose-bisphosphate aldolase (COG:G;~EggNog:ENOG410PMFD;~InterPro:IPR000771,IPR013785;~PFAM:PF01116;~go_function: GO:0003824 - catalytic activity [Evidence IEA];~go_function: GO:0008270 - zinc ion binding [Evidence IEA];~go_function: GO:0016832 - aldehyde-lyase activity [Evidence IEA];~go_process: GO:0005975 - carbohydrate metabolic process [Evidence IEA]), with protein sequence MPLQKENRALSILNHAATNRYGIPAMCCYNVEGILATVRAADKKRSPAMILLFPWAVHYADGILVHAAAEAARNASVPVSVHMDHAQTPEIIRRAADLGGFDSIMVDMSHYEKEENLRLTRELVSYCHERGIATEAEPGRIEGGEDGVADTADLEGLLTTPEESEEFVATGIDWLAPAFGNVHGEYGPRGIQLEYDRLQSIQDKVGDRVKLVLHGADPFTKEIFQKCIDCGVSKININKVLNNEYIKVQREKAGRVPLTALLEEATNEMQKAVERCMDMLGSTGRY encoded by the coding sequence ATGCCCctccaaaaagaaaaccgcgccctctccatcctcaaccaTGCCGCCACAAACCGCTACGGCATCCCCGCAATGTGCTGCTACAACGTCGAAGGCATCCTAGCCACAGTGCGCGCCGCAGACAAGAAGCGCTCACCAGCCATGATCCTCCTCTTTCCCTGGGCCGTGCACTACGCCGATGGGATCCTAGTtcacgccgccgccgaagctGCACGCAATGCCTCCGTCCCGGTCTCCGTCCACATGGACCACGCGCAAACACCCGAGATCATCCGCCGCGCGGCGGACCTGGGCGGGTTCGACAGTATCATGGTTGACATGTCGCATtacgagaaggaggagaatcTGCGGTTAACGCGGGAATTGGTGTCTTATTGTCATGAGCGCGGGATCGCGACGGAGGCTGAGCCCGGGCGTATTGAGGGTGGGGAAGACGGGGTGGCAGATACGGCTGATTTGGAGGGTCTGTTGACGACGCCcgaggagagtgaggagTTTGTTGCCACGGGGATTGATTGGCTTGCGCCCGCTTTTGGGAATGTGCATGGGGAGTATGGGCCTCGAGGGATTCAGTTGGAGTATGACCGACTGCAGAGCATTCAGGATAAGGTTGGGGATCGGGTGAAGCTTGTGCTGCATGGGGCAGATCCGTTTACAAAGGAGATTTTCCAGAAGTGCATTGATTGTGGGGTGTCCAAGATTAATATCAACAAGGTGTTGAATAATGAGTATATCAAAgtgcagagggagaaggcTGGGCGGGTTCCTTTGACGGCGCTGTTGGAGGAGGCAACAAATGAGATGCAGAAGGCTGTCGAGCGGTGCATGGATATGTTAGGGTCGACTGGCAGATACTGA
- a CDS encoding uncharacterized protein (COG:I;~EggNog:ENOG410PKHM;~InterPro:IPR029154,IPR002204,IPR036291,IPR006115, IPR008927,IPR013328;~PFAM:PF03446,PF14833;~go_function: GO:0016491 - oxidoreductase activity [Evidence IEA];~go_function: GO:0050661 - NADP binding [Evidence IEA];~go_function: GO:0051287 - NAD binding [Evidence IEA];~go_process: GO:0055114 - oxidation-reduction process [Evidence IEA]): MSKPSIGFVGLGAMGFGMATHLVKQGYPVHGFDVFPASIERFKAAGGIPASSLRESAEGKKYYVVMVASAPQAQSVLFDDNGIVQYLPQNTVLMLCSTVSAMYAQSVAAELQSRGRGDILFVDSPVSGGAKRAADGTLSIMAGASDEALQAGRDILQEMSDESKLYLVPGGIGAGSNMKMVHQVLAAIHILGASEAMGFAAQLGLDARATAEKIQTSDAWTWMHENRFPRMVEEDWNPGASALTIILKDAGIITTTARQHNFPTPLCSTAEQIYLSALLQGWGPKDDSAMVRQYYAKPLSDVAPCADTEAATELVLDFMRGVNLVAAAEAVSFARYLNVDLTQFYGLVSQAAGASKFFIQQGLEMIEGRIGDKAPAGSPTVDQVAGKLEVVLQKARDLYCPLHLGNAALNVLFMAQRHGSGGQSGTSVIRVYGQ, from the exons ATGTCCAAGCCATCAATCGGTTTTGTAGGCCTAGGAGCCATGGGTTTTGGCATGGCCACCCACCTCGTCAAACAGGGCTATCCAGTTCATGGCTTCGATGTATTCCCGGCCTCAATTGAGCGTTTCAAGGCTGCTGGTGGCATACCTGCGTCCTCTCTCCGTGAATCAGCTGAAGGCAAGAAGTATTATGTTGTTATGGTGGCTTCAGCGCCACAAGCGCAATCTGTCCTATTTGACGACAACGGTATCGTACAAT ATTTGCCACAGAACACGGTGCTCATGCTCTGCTCAACGGTGTCCGCCATGTATGCTCAGTCTGTCGCTGCCGAGCTTCAAAGTCGCGGTCGCGGCGACATTCTTTTCGTCGATAGCCCGGTCTCTGGTGGTGCCAAACGGGCGGCGGATGGGACGCTCTCCATCATGGCCGGCGCATCTGATGAAGCCCTCCAAGCGGGCCGCGACATCCTACAGGAAATGTCGGACGAGAGCAAGCTATACTTAGTTCCCGGCGGTATCGGCGCCGGTAGCAATATGAAAATGGTACACCAGGTCCTGGCAGCCATTCACATTCTAGGTGCGAGTGAGGCTATGGGCTTTGCCGCGCAGCTCGGTCTCGATGCTCGCGCGACAGCCGAGAAGATACAGACTTCGGATGCGTGGACATGGATGCATGAGAACCGATTCCCCcggatggtggaggaggattgGAACCCTGGAGCCAGTGCATTAACCATTATTCTAAAAGATGCT GGAATCATTACCACAACTGCCCGCCAACACAACTTCCCTACCCCTCTTTGCTCTACCGCCGAACAAATATACCTTTCTGCTCTTCTACAGGGATGGGGCCCCAAGGATGACTCGGCCATGGTCCGACAGTACTATGCCAAGCCTCTTTCGGACGTTGCCCCATGCGCCGACACCGAAGCCGCCACTGAACTTGTTTTAGATTTCATGCGGGGTGTCAATCTTGTCGCGGCCGCCGAGGCCGTTTCATTCGCGCGATATCTCAATGTTGATCTCACGCAGTTCTACGGTCTGGTCAGCCAAGCCGCCGGCGCGAGCAAATTCTTTATCCAACAGGGCCTTGAAATGATTGAGGGGCGCATTGGCGACAAGGCGCCAGCGGGTTCTCCAACGGTAGACCAGGTCGCTGGTAAACTTGAGGTAGTTCTGCAGAAGGCGCGGGATCTGTACTGCCCACTTCATCTTGGTAACGCTGCATTGAATGTGTTGTTTATGGCCCAAAGACACGGATCTGGGGGACAGAGCGGCACCAGTGTTATTAGGGTTTATGGCCAGTAA
- a CDS encoding ceramidase (COG:I;~EggNog:ENOG410PPGE;~InterPro:IPR008901;~PFAM:PF05875;~TransMembrane:6 (o31-51i63-80o92-110i117-133o139-156i177-194o);~go_component: GO:0016021 - integral component of membrane [Evidence IEA];~go_function: GO:0016811 - hydrolase activity, acting on carbon-nitrogen (but not peptide) bonds, in linear amides [Evidence IEA];~go_process: GO:0006672 - ceramide metabolic process [Evidence IEA]), with amino-acid sequence MNPIEPFWGPQTSYLNFCEEDYVITRYVAEFINTLSSLIYCAFGLYGLAKLQRKQQASFSRCIPYYGLIGVGVCSAGYHMTLKYHTQMSDELSMHLLTTPLLYRILTFQMGPQHTRLVGAILLALFTIVMVVHMVMDEFLLHAVSFGAAALLITIRTMKTIPRQIPDPSIRGNMRRISRFGLCCFLFGYGVWLIDNFACPSLLDARKFVGTPLAFLFELHGWWHVFTSIGGYVAVATVDLITSGEVDEDPTPEMAFPIPPVARLLSGISEKGAKKGA; translated from the exons ATGAATCCAATTGAGCCCTTCTGGGGGCCGCAGACCTCTTATCTAAA TTTCTGCGAAGAAGACTACGTCATCACCCGCTACGTGGCCGAGTTCATAAACACTCTGAGCAGCCTCATCTACTGCGCGTTTGGGCTCTACGGCCTCGCCAAGCTCCAGCGAAAGCAACAAGCCTCGTTCTCGCGCTGTATTCCATACTATGGGTTGATCGGAGTCGGGGTCTGCTCGGCAGGCTACCATATGACCCTCAAGTATCACACCCAAATGT CGGATGAGCTGTCCATGCACCTCCTGACAACTCCTCTCCTGTACCGCATCCTCACTTTCCAAATGGGGCCCCAGCACACCAGACTCGTTGGGGCtatcctcctcgcgctctTCACTATAGTTATGGTCGTGCACATGGTCATGGACGAATTCCTTCTCCACGCCGTCTCGTTCGGCGCCGCGGCGCTTCTCATCACAATCAGAACAATGAAGACTATCCCCCGCCAGATCCCAGATCCGTCCATCCGGGGTAATATGAGGCGGATATCGCGCTTTGGACTGT GCTGCTTTCTCTTCGGCTATGGCGTCTGGCTGATCGACAACTTCGCCTGCCCAAGTCTGCTGGACGCCCGGAAGTTCGTCGGTACCCCGCTAGCATTCCTATTCGAGTTACATGGCTGGTGGCACGTTTTTACCAGTATTGGCGGGTATGTCGCTGTCGCGACTGTGGACTTGATTACCTCAGGCGAGGTAGATGAAGATCCAACGCCTGAGATGGCATTCCCAATTCCTCCCGTAGCGAGACTGCTTTCTGGGATTAGTGAGAAGGGGGCGAAGAAAGGGGCTTAG